The following nucleotide sequence is from Synechococcus sp. CBW1004.
TGCTCCTCGCTGGGGGCCGGGGCGCCGTAGGGCTTGCTGAACAGGGCGCGCAGGCTGGCGGTGTCCACGGCGGGAACCAGGGCAGGGCGGTCCAGGCTAGGGAGTGGCCATGGCTCGGCGCTCCGGCGGCGCCGGCAGAAGCCCCTGCTCCCGCCGCCAGCGGCGGATCACCTGTTCGGGGGTCTGCTTCTCCAGATCCACCGCTGCGTTGAGGCGCTGCATGGTCCCGGCCGAGAGGCGGCCCGACAGGTTGTCGATCACCGGCACCAGCTCTGGATGGCGCCGCAGGCTGGCGGCGTTGAACACCGGCACGGCGTCGTAGGGCGGGAAGTAGCGGCGGTCGTCTTCGAGGATCTGCAGGTCCAGGGCCGGGATCAGACCGTTGGTGCTGTCGCCGGCGATCAGATCGACCCGCCCTTCAGCCAGGGCGCGGTAGGTGAGGCCCAGATCCATGGCGCTGGGCGGTGCGGCCAGCTGCAGGCCGTAGCGGCGGGCCAGGCCCGGCCAGCCATCGGGGCGGTTGAGGAATTCGTAGCCGAAGGCGGCGCGCCACATGCGGGCGGCCGGCACCGCCTGGCTGAGGCGCTGCAGCCCCAGCCTCTGGCCTTCGGAGCGGCGGATCAGCATCGCGAAGGTGTTCTCGAAGCCGAGCGAGGGAAACAGCCGCAGCCCGAAACGCTCGGCGTAGAGCCGGCGGCTGCGCTCCCAGAGCTCCTGGCGCCCCTGGGGCCGGGCCGCGTCCGGCTGCTTGAGGATCGCCGACCAGGCGGTGCCGGTGTACTCCACGTAGCCGTCGATGCGGCCGCGCCGCACCGCTTCATGCACCAGGAAGGTGCTGCCCAGGCTGAACTCGCGCTTCACCGGCAGCGCCGTGCGCGCCTCGATCTCCTGGGCCAGCAGCTCGCCGAGCAGCAGCTGTTCAGTGAAGCCCTTGGCGCCGATCACCACCGGGGCGCTGGGTCGCAGCGCCAGGAGCCGCGGCCAGCCCAGGTTGATGACCAGTGCGGTTGTCACCATCAAACCGGCGACCAGCGCCGCGGTTGCCGCCAGACCCCGCCACCCCTGGGGCCACCCCGCACGCAGGGGACCGCGCCGCCAGGGCGCCCGTCGTTGCTC
It contains:
- a CDS encoding ABC transporter permease/substrate-binding protein; this encodes MTPPALSPALAREILQRSGEHLLLVALSVALALLIALPLGLAIQGRPRWSRLALGLANAVQTIPSLAIFGLLLTVPLLGGIGPTPAVVALTLYALLPLLRGLVTGLQQVPAGLREAGRALGLSSGQVLRHIALPLALPSLMAGLRVATVISVGVATIAAAIGAGGLGVFIFRGIATVNNTLLLAGALPSAAIALAADAALGALELRLVRGVHPSGERPHEQRRAPWRRGPLRAGWPQGWRGLAATAALVAGLMVTTALVINLGWPRLLALRPSAPVVIGAKGFTEQLLLGELLAQEIEARTALPVKREFSLGSTFLVHEAVRRGRIDGYVEYTGTAWSAILKQPDAARPQGRQELWERSRRLYAERFGLRLFPSLGFENTFAMLIRRSEGQRLGLQRLSQAVPAARMWRAAFGYEFLNRPDGWPGLARRYGLQLAAPPSAMDLGLTYRALAEGRVDLIAGDSTNGLIPALDLQILEDDRRYFPPYDAVPVFNAASLRRHPELVPVIDNLSGRLSAGTMQRLNAAVDLEKQTPEQVIRRWRREQGLLPAPPERRAMATP